TTACTTGGAATCggcacttggacacagcctcttgggcacaaccacttggacacaggcaCTTGCACACAGTCACATGTACACAGCCACttcgacacagtcacttggacacaaccagttggacacagtcacttggacacaaccacttgaacACAATCACTTGGATACAGCAATTTGgatacaaccacttggacacagtcagttGGGCACAACCATTTGGACACAGCtatttggacacagtcacttggacacagtcagttGGGCGCACAACCATTTGGACACAGCTATTTgggcacagtcacttggacacagtcacttggacacagccaaatggacacagtcacttggacacaaccacttgaacacaaccacttggatacagtaacttggacacaaccacttggacacatctacttggacacagtcacttggacacagtcacttggacacagccacttggacacagctactaggacacaaccacttggacacagtcacttagacacaggcacttggacacagcctcttGGGCATAACCACTTGGAAACAACAACTTGGACGCAGCCACTTAGACACAGCCTTTTGGGCAAAACCACTTAGACACTGTTACTTGGAATCGGCACTTGGACGCAGCCTCTtgggcacaaccacttggacacaggcaCTTGCACACAGTCACATGTACACAGCCACttcgacacagtcacttggacacaaccagttggacacagtcacttggacacaaccacttgaacACAATCACTTGGATACAGCAATTTGgatacaaccacttggacacagtcagttGGGCACAACCATTTGGACACAGCtatttggacacagtcacttggacacagtcagttGGGCACAACCATTTGGACACAGCtatttggacacagtcacttggacacagtcacttggacacagccacatggacacagtcacttggacacaaccacttgaacacaaccacttggacacagtaacttggacacaaccacttggacacatctacttggacacagtcacttggacacagtcacttggacacagccacttggacacagctactaggacacaaccacttggacacagtcacttagacacaggcacttggacacagcctcttGGGCATAACCACTTGGAAACAACAACTTGGACACTGCCacgtggacacagtcacttggacacagccacttggacacaaccacttggacacaaacacttggacacagtcacttggacacaacaACTTATAAAcaggcacttggacacaaccacttataaacaggcacttggacacaaccacttggacacagcctcttggacacagccacttataGACAGGCACATaagcacaaccacttggacacagctacttggacacagtcacttggacacagccacttgcgcacaaccacttggacacagccacatgGTCACAGCCACATAGACACAGCGacatggacacagtcacttggacacaaccacttgaatgcaatcacttggacacagccacttggacacagcctcttGTATAGAGTCACGTGGACActgccacttggacacagtcacttggactaaCCTGCTTCGACACAGTCACTTAGACACAACCTCTTGACCACAGTCACTTGGGCACAGCCACTTGGATTCAGCCAATTGAACACGGTCATATATACACAACATGTTGAACACattcacttggacacaaccacttggacacaaccactttgaCACAACCATTTGAACACAGTGACATGGACactgccacttggacacagccacttataAACAGGTACtttgacacaaccacttggatacAGCTACCTGGAAACAGCCACTTGGACTCACCCACTtgcgctcaaccacttggacacaaccacgtagacacagccacttggacacagcccctTGCGCACAAAAATTTATACAcaggcacttggacacagccatttGGACACAgctacttggacacagccacttggacacagtcacttggacacggcACTTGGAAACAGCGACTTGGACAAAGCCACTTGGACACAATCacgtggacacaaccacttgggcaCAGCCTCTTGGATAAAGtctcttggacacagccacttgggcaCAGTCACTTAGACTCAGCCACttcgacacagtcacttggacacaaccactttgacacagccacttggacgcaGCCTCTTGGACTCATGCACTTGAACACGGTCACTTGCACACAGCAACTTGGACGTAGCcatttggacacaaccacttagacacagccacttggacattgccagttggacacagtcacttgaacACAGCCACTTGGgcgcagccacttggacacagccacttgaacACAGCCACTTGGTCACAGCCACTTGGacgcagccacttggacacagccacttgaacACAGCCACTTGGGCTCAGCCACTTCGACGTAGTCACTTGGACATAACCACTTGGATACAGTCCCTTGGACACAGGTACTTGCACACAGTCACATGGACACTGTCACTTGGACACattcacttggacacaaccaattggacacaatcacttggacaccaccacttggacacaaccacttggacacacacccacttggacacagccacttggactcagccacttggacacaaccacttggaaacAGTCCctaggacacaaccacttggacacagccacttggactcagccacttggacacaaccacttggaaacAGTCCctaggacacaaccacttggacacagccacttggacacagtcacttggatacAGTCAcatgacacagccacttggacacagccagttGGACACAAcctcttggacacagtcacttggacacagctacTTGgatacagccacttggacacagccacttggacacagccacatggatacagccacttggacacagccacttgggcaaaaccacttggacacagtcatttGGACACATCCACTTGGGTGCAGCCACGTGGACACAGGCACTTGGACACAGACACTTGGACTCAGTCACGTGGACACAACCACTTCGACACAGCTACTTGGATACAGTAACTTGGACacagcaaattggacactggcacTTGAACACAGCCActcggacacaaccacttggactgaaCCACTTGGACATAGTTACTTggtcacagccacttggacacaaccacatgGACACAGAGACTTGGACACAGTcaattggacacaaccacttggacacaaccacttggacacaaccacttggacacaaccaccaaccagcctttgacacagtaccccataaaaggctgttaaaaaagttggagcaacaggcaggagtaaaagggaaggtgctccagtggataagggaatacttaagcaacaggaaacagcgagtaacggtgagggggaagacatcagagtggcgagatgtcaccagcggagtcccacagggctcagtacttggacccatcctgtttctaatatatgtgaacgatcttccagagggtatagactcattcctctcgatgtttgctgatgatgcaaaaattatgagaagaatcaagacggatgaagatagacagagactacaggatgacctggataaactgcaggaatggtctagaaaatggctgctgaagttcaactctggaaagtgtaaggtgatgaaattaggcgaagggagcaggaggctgaacacaaggtatcatctgggaggggaaatcctgcaagaatcaaatagagagaaggatctgggggttgatatcacaccgaacctgtccagagaggcccacatcaaaagaatatcatcagcggcatatgctagactagccaacataagaactgccttcagaaacttgtgtaaggaatctttcagaaccctgtataccacttatgtaagaccaatcctggagtatgcagctccagcctggagtccatgcctagttaaacacaagacaaagttagagaagattcagcggtatgccaccaggctcgtcccggaactgagaggattgagctacgaggaaaggctaaaggagctgaacctcacatccctggaaaacagaagagtaaggggagacatgataaccacctacaaaattctcaggggaattgacagggtggacaaagacaaactcttcagcacgggtgggacacgaacaaggggacacaggtggaaacttagtacccagatgagccacagagacgttagaaagaattttttcagtgtcagagtagttaataaatggaatgcactaggaagtgatgtggtggaggctgactccatacacagtttcaaatgtagatatgatagagcccagtaggctcaggaatctgtacaccagttgattgacagttgagaggcgggaccaaagagccaaagctcaacccccgcaagcacaattaggtgagtacaattaggtgagtacttggaCACAGCCGCTTGGACACAGCCATATAGACAAAGCCACATAAATTaagtcacttggacacaaccagttgaaaacagtcacttggacacagccacttaaacacagtcacttggacacacccTCTTGGACACAGCCTCTTGGACTCATCCACTTGAACACAGGCACTtgaacacagtcacttggacacagccacatgGACGCAGCCTCTTGGGCACAATCACTTTGACACAGCtaattggacacagccacttcgacacagccacttggacacaggcatttggacacagccacttggaaacAACCAATTGGACACAGCTAATTGAACACAGACACTAGGACTTAGCCACTTGGACACATTCACTTGGACACAgcgacttggacacagccacttgaacacagtcccttggacacagccacttggacgcaTCCACTTGAACACAGTCACTTGGAATCAGCAACTTTGGTACAATCACTTgaccacagtcacttggacacagccacttggactcaGCCTCTTGGACACAGTAACTTGGAAATAGCAAATTGATGGCTGGCACTttaacacagtcacttggacacaaccacttggacaaaaCCACTTGGACTCATCCACATGGATACTGGTACTTGGACACAGTTACTTggtcacagccacttggacacaaccacaagGACACAGAGACTTGGACACAGTCAATTGGACACAACCccatggacacaaccacttggacaaaagcacttggacacagccacatgGACAAAGCCACATGAATAAcgtcacttggacacaaccacttggacacaaccacttgcacacagtcacttggacacaaccacttataaacaggcacttggacacagccacttggacacagcttattgggcacaaccacttggacacagccacttggatacAGCCTTTTGGACACAGCTTTTTGGGAACAACCACTTGGAcaaaaccacttggacacagccacttggacacagccttcTGGGCACAAcatcttggacacagccacttggactcagccacttggacacatccTTTtgggcacaaccacttggacacaacaacgtggacacagccacttggacacagccactaatagtGTTGCATTTGGACACTACCACTTGGACACAAatgcttggacacagtcacttggacccaGCCacatggacacagccacttggacacagccacttggacacagccacttgaacacagtcccttggacacagccacttggacgcagcctcttggacacagtcacttggacgcaTCCACTTGAACGCCAGTCACTTGGAATCAGCAACTTTGGCACTACCACTAGACCACAGTCACTTGGCCACAGCCACTTGGactcagccacttggacacagtaacTTGGACGCAGGAAATTGGACACtggcacttggacacagccacgtgGACACATCCACATGGATACTGGTTCATGGACACAGTTACTTggtcacagccacttggacacaatcACACGGACACAGAGACTTGGACACAGTCAATTGGACGCAACCACATGGACAAAGCCATATAAATAAAGTCACTTGGACGCAGCCACTtgaacacagtcacttggacacatccACTTGGGTGCAGTTACTTGGACGCAGGCACTTGGAAACAGGCACTTGGACACAGACACTAGGACACAAGCACTGGACTCAGTCACTTAGACAGAGTTACTTGGAGACAGCCAATTGGACTCAACCTCTTGGTGTTACGGACCCgggcccagcgtcgtagcacggagcggtgaagacaacgccatctgtgggtcagctcccgaaaccccctcccaatggacgacgccatctagtgaggacgagatataccggccacaggggctggtttcccgtcttattgagctcgtaacatagccgctgctgacctctggtgaggtgacgcttagacagcaacgccatctatgtagtggataggtggacgtttgtgtctaagcctgtaagtgaggtgccctagagtgtaaccagtactaatgacgtgtctgattacagagtcgacctgggactgcttgaTTAGACAATGGATCagactacccaaggcagccatagtatctccacgtgtttgctgcagaagctgtgagtcaccccccggatgaacactgttgtgttagcctgcctatgacgtggcagaaccaggaattgtcgtacccgggggtgactggtggagaagactagccactgcagggggtgttgtggtgaggagattgatcagcggaatcacacgaggctcctgcctagggcttgcaaccctagtatcgttcgtggagtggcctacgcaacaGAGCTGAATGGAACCTGCcaactacaggctggatttgttgttgaaggcctccacgacggtgcacccagtaggactgtgatttggctggcctgtggccagggtagactcgcctagagaatcgaaggattcatagtgaggccacaagaagagaaccagggctaagcatcgttgagcaccgtggagcatcctgtgtcttcaggggAAGACCAttctgtacataagtgtagtcatagccccagcgagtgactgtttatatatttatttattggtggtggtgaatatatatttaatttagtgaatttgtatcccttcccctttaatttacttgcgttacggaacacaccctttgaaagccactactaacttagggccggatacccaaactctaataacatcagagaagaaccccagttgcgacccaataaggCCGTAACACTTGGACAGTCACTTAGACACaatcacttggacacaaccacttcgaCACAGCTACTTGGACACAGTAACTTGGGCACAGCAAAGGGGACACtggcacttggacacagtcacttggacacaaccacttggacagaacCACTTGGACACATCCTCATGGATACAGGTACTTGgttacagtcacttggacacagccacttggacacaaccagttgaaaacagtcacttggacacagtatTTTGGACGCAGAAAATTGGACACTGACACTTAGACACAGCCACTTCGCCACAGTCACTAGGACACAAACTCTTGGAcaaaaccacttggacacagcgacttggacacagtcacttggccaCAGCTACAAGGACACAAATACTTGGACACAACAACTTGGAACCAACCACTtgtacacagtcacttggacacagcctcttgcgcacaaccactttgacacagctaattggacacagccacttcgaCACAGGCATTTGCACACAGCCACTAGTAAACAATCACttagacacagccacttggacaaacCAACTTGGACACATTCACTTGAACTCAGTCACGTGGACACAGTCCACGTGGTCACAGGTCACAGTCACGTGGACACAGTCacatggacacagtcacttggacacagtcacttagaCACAGCCACTTGGTCAGAACCACttcgacacagtcacttggacagaaccacttggacacagccaattGGACACAACCACGTGGACACAGtctcttggacacagtcacttggacacagtcacttggactcattctcttggacacaaccacttgtacacaaccacttggacacagtcacttggatacAACCACTTATAAAcaggcacttggacacaaccacttataaacaggcacttggacacaaccacttggacagagcCTCTTGGACACAGCCTTTTgggcacagccacttggacaaaaCTACTTGGACACACTCATTTGAACACAGCCTTTTGGACACAactacttggacacaaccacttggacacacacacttggacacagcctcttGGGCACAACCACTTTGTCACAGCaaattggacacagccacttcgacacagccacttggacatagTCATTTGGGCACAGCTATATGGAAACAACGACTGGGACACAGCCACTTAGACACAGCCACTAGGACATAGCCACTTAGACACAGCCACTTAAACATAGTCacgtggacacagtcacttggacacagtcacttggacacagtcacttgaacacagccacttggacacagccacttggacacagccaccggGACACCCACTTAGGCACAGCCAATTGGACACAacgacttggacacagtcacttcgacacagtcacttggactcagtcttttggacacaaccacttggacacaaccacttggacacagtcacttggacacagcctttTGGACTCAGtctcttggacacaaccacttggacacagtcacttggacacagcctttTGGGCACAACCACTTGGATACAACCACTTgggcacagccacttggacatagccacttggacacagtcacttgaacACAGTCACGAGGATACAATCACTTGGACAAAGTCACgttgacacagtcacttggacacagtcacttgggcacagccacttggacacagccacttggatacAACCACTTCGACAGTCACTTGAACAcaggcacttggacacagccaattggacacaaccacttggacacagtcacttggacacagctgcTTGGACACAGTCATTTGGACTCAGCCACATGGACACAGCGACTTCGACACAGCCCCTTGGACAtatccacttggacacagccacttgaacACAGTTACTTAGACACGCCACTTTGACACTGTCACTTGGACAGAGCCacatggacacaaccacttggaaacAACAACTTGGACACAGTTTTTTGGgcgcaaccacttggacacaaccactaggACAACGCTTCTTGGGCACAACCACATTGACACAGCGAATTGTACATACCCACTTGAAGACTGACACTTGGGCACCGCCATTTGgaaacaaccacttggacacagcaacttggacacagtcacttggacttaGCCACTTTGACACATTAACGTGGACACAGCCACATGGGCACAACCACTTGGAAACAACCACTTGGAAACAACCACTTGGACGCAGCTGCTTTGACACAGCCTCTTGGACACAATTACTTGGACACAATCACTTGGACACAACTACTTGGACACAGCCTCTTGGAtagagtcacttggacacagccaccttGGCACAGTAACTTCCACAGAGTCACTTGGACATAATTATTTGAACACAGTGACATGGGCACAGCCATTTGGACACAGGCACTTGGGCACAGTAACTTAGACACagacacttggacacagccacttggacacaaccacttggacacagacaCTTGGACACATCAAATAGGACACAGGCACTTGGACACAGTAACTTAGACACAGACACTTGGACacatcacttggacacagccacttggacacagacaCTTGGACACATCAAATAGGGCAcaggcacttggacacagccacctggataaaaccacttggacacagtcacttacaCACAGCTAATTGGACACAGTCAGTTAGACACAACCATTTCGACACAGTCACTTGGGCACAGTCTTTTGGACACATTAACTTCGACACAACAACTTATAAACaagcacttggacacagccacttacaAACAGACACTTGgaaacaaccacttggacacagttgcttggacacagttacttggacacagccacttggacacagccccatggacacagccacttgcacACGACACTTCGACACAACCACTTTGACACACCCACTTGGATACAGctgcttggacacagtcacttggacacagcaacATGGACACAGCCAGTTTGACACAGCCActtgcgcccaaccacttggacacagccacctgGACACGGCACTTGGATACAAACCCTTTGACACATCCACATGGACACAGCTACATGGGCACAACCACCTGGAAACAACAACTTGGCAACAGCCACATGGACACAGcctcttggacacaaccacttggacacaatcacttggacacaactacttggacacagcctcttggatagagtcacttggacacagccaccttGGCACAGTCACttcgacacagtcacttggacacaactATTTGAACACAGTGACTTGGGCACAGCTATTTGGACACAGGCACTTGAACACAGCCACTTAGACACagacacttggacacagccacttggacacaaccacttggacacagtcacttggacacagtaaCTTGGACACACCCACTTGGACACATCCACttcgacacagccacttggacacaaccacctgGACACAGTTACTTGGACACACCCACTTTGACCCAACCATTTGGATAGAACTACTTGAACACATCCACATTGACACAGGGacatggacacagtcacttggatacagccacttggacacagacacttggacacagcaaataggacacaggcacttggacacagccacttgaacacaaccacttggacacagtcacttggacacagtaacttggacacaaccacctgGACACAGTTACTTGGACACACCCACTTTGACCCAACCATTTGGACAGAACTACTTGGACACATCCACATTGACACAGGGACATGGACACagacacttggacacaaccattgggacacagccacttggacacagccacttagaCACAGTTACTTGGACACGCCACTTGGTCAaagtcacttggacacaaccacttggacacagcctcttgggcacaaccacttggacagaacCACTTCGACACAGTCACTTGGTCACAGCAACTTGGAAACAGCcaattggacacaaccacttcgacacagtcacttggacacagtcttttggacacagtcacttgtacTCAGTCTCTtaaacacagccacttggacacaaccacttggacacagtcacatgGACCCAGCCACATGGACACAGCTACTTGGACATTGCCACTTGGGcaaaaccacttggacacaggcaCTTGTACACAGCCATTTGGACACAGCcaattggacacagccacttggacacagttacTTGGACACGCCACTTGGGCAcggtcacttggacacagctacTTGGACACAGCCATTTGGACACAGCCTCTTGGACACAACAACTTGAAAACAACAACTTGGAGACAGTTACTTGGACAcaatcacttggacacagccacatggacacagccacttggacacaggaaCTTGGACACAGCCATTTGGACACAGCCTCTTGGACACAACAACTTGAAAACAACAACTTGGACACAGCTACTTGGACAcaatcacttggacacagccaattggacacagccacttggaaacAGTTACTTGGACACGCCACTTGGGCAcggtcacttggacacagctacTTGGACACAGCCATTTGGACACAGCCTCTTGGACACAACAACTTGAAAACAACAACTTGGACACAGTTACTTGAACACAATCacgtggacacagtcacttggacacagccacttgtgcacaaccacttggacacaggaaCTTGGACACAGGCGATTGCACACAGCcatttggacacagtcacttgggcaCAGTCATTTGGACAcacccacttggacacagccacttagacacagccacttggacacaaccacctgGACACAGTTGCTTGGACTCAACCACTtagacccagccacttggacacagtcacttggacgcaTCCACTTGAACGCCAGTCACTTGGAATCAGCAACTTTGGCACTACCACTAGACCACAGTCACTTGAGCACAGCCACTTGGACTCAGCCACTTGGACTCAGCCACTTAGACACATTCACATGGATACTGGTACATGGACACAGTTACTTggtcacagccacttggacacaatcACATGGACACAGAGACTTGGACATAGTCAATTGGACGCAACCACATGGACAAAGCCATATAAATAAAGTCACTTGGACGCAGCCACTtgaacacagtcacttggacacatccACTTGGGTGCAGTTACTTGGACGCAGGCACTTGGAAACAGGCACTTGGACACAGACACTAGGACACAAGCACTGGACTCAGTCACTTAGACAGAGTTACTTGGAGACAGCCACTTGGACTCAACCTCTTGGACAGTCGTTAGATACaatcacttggacacaaccacttcgaCACAGCTACTTGGACACAGTAACTTGAGCACAGCAAAGGGGACACTGGCACTTGGCCTCAGCTACAAGGACACAAATACttagacacaaccacttggaactATCCACTtgtacacagtcacttggacaaagCGTCTTGCACACAACCACTTTGACACAGCtaattggacacagccacttcgaCACAGGCATTTGCACACAGCTACTAGTAAACAATCACTTGGACAAAGCCACTTGGACAAAGCTACTTAAACACAGTCACTTGAACTCAGTCACGTGGACGCAGTTCACGTGGTCACAGGTCACAGTCACGTGGACACAGTCACTTAAACACAGCCACTTGGATACAGCAACTTGGACATattcacttggacacagccacttcgaCACAGtcgcttggacacaaccacttcgacacagtcacttggacagaaccacttggacacagccaattGGACACAACCacgtggacacagtcacttggacacagtcacttggacacagtcacttggactcattctcttggacacaaccacttgtacacaaccacttggacacagtcacttggatacAACCACTTATAAAcaggcacttggacacaaccacttggacacagccacttggacacagccttttgggcacaaccacttggacaaaaCCACTTGGACACACTCATTTGAACACAGCTTTTTGG
The nucleotide sequence above comes from Procambarus clarkii isolate CNS0578487 unplaced genomic scaffold, FALCON_Pclarkii_2.0 HiC_scaffold_135, whole genome shotgun sequence. Encoded proteins:
- the LOC138360962 gene encoding putative uncharacterized protein FLJ46204, coding for MDTATWTQELGHSHLDTASWTQQLENNNLDTATWTQSLGHSQLDTATWKQLLGHATWARSLGHSYLDTAIWTQPLGHNNLKTTTWTQLLEHNHVDTVTWTQPLVHNHLDTGTWTQAIAHSHLDTVTWAQSFGHTHLDTAT